TTCTAAAAAAGCTCTTTAAAAGCTATAAAATCCTTATAGACACTTACAGGCAAGCATAAGGAACTCTACTGTACTATTAGCATAAACGAGGTTTTGCTTCGCACCTTCTCTATAAGGACTACGCTGGGATTAAAATATATTCTTGAGTCATAATATCTGGGAATGCTATTTTGACTATCTTAGAGAATCATGTAGTGAAGCTTCGATTCTATTTATCGTGTGTTCGAAACAAAATTTTTCTTTAACAATATTACCTGCATTTTGTTTAAGCCTGTCAAAAAGGTCCGGGTCCTCAATCAACCGCAATAGTTCTGCCGCACATGCGTTTGCATCTCCCTTCGGGAAAATCAGAGCATTGATCTCATGCTGAAGAATTTCCCCACTGCCACCTGTTGCTGTGCCTACTACCACCAGTCCGGACGCCATTGCCTCAAGAAGAGTAATGCCAAAAGGTTCATCCCAAAGTGACGGAAAAATAAGTATATCGTGTTCATTGTATATGCGAGGCATATTTTCATGCGAGATCAATCCGGTAAAATGAATATTGTTTCCTAAGCCTAAAGAATGTACAAAATTATGTACTTGTTCTTCATAACCTTTAATTACAGAGCCGCCAACGATTGTCAGTGTAATTGTATTATATTTTTGCACTATTAATTTAAGTGCTTCAATTGCTGTCAGGACGCCCTTGTGAGGAATTATCTGTCCTACATATAATAGCCGTGTTGGGTTATTGTTATAATCTTTCTTAAAGGTATATTTATTCATATCAATACCCCAATGAATTACTTCCCCTCCTCTTACAGGCTTACCGGCTTTTATTGTCAACTGTTTTAAATAATGGCTGGCAAATTGTACATGGCTCAAGTCAATGGAACCTAAAAACTGTGGCAAATGTAAAACAGCAAAAAAAGAATTTAGTACACTTTTGCCGAATGCCCATCCAAAACATAATATTTTCTGATTCCA
The Deltaproteobacteria bacterium genome window above contains:
- a CDS encoding glycosyltransferase family 4 protein translates to MKILVISNVYPPNFIGGYELGCQEVVEALKARGYEVKVLTSTYGLNTPENDDTVYRWLETDIAWKNIRSYQYLLKVVKKEIINQKAFKKIVKLYKPDLVYMWNLSHISISLAFSAKKKKLPVSYFVFDDWLSLWDKDTWYSLWNQKILCFGWAFGKSVLNSFFAVLHLPQFLGSIDLSHVQFASHYLKQLTIKAGKPVRGGEVIHWGIDMNKYTFKKDYNNNPTRLLYVGQIIPHKGVLTAIEALKLIVQKYNTITLTIVGGSVIKGYEEQVHNFVHSLGLGNNIHFTGLISHENMPRIYNEHDILIFPSLWDEPFGITLLEAMASGLVVVGTATGGSGEILQHEINALIFPKGDANACAAELLRLIEDPDLFDRLKQNAGNIVKEKFCFEHTINRIEASLHDSLR